A DNA window from Mastomys coucha isolate ucsf_1 unplaced genomic scaffold, UCSF_Mcou_1 pScaffold21, whole genome shotgun sequence contains the following coding sequences:
- the LOC116100811 gene encoding olfactory receptor 2D2 produces the protein MRQANQTQVTEFLLLGLSDDPLTQKLLFILFLGIYMITVLGNLLLMFLVRADSQLHTPMYFFLCNLSLADLCFSTNIVPQALIHLLSRKKTISFRRCAAQLLLFLVFGCTQCALLAVMSYDRYVAICNPLHYSSIMTWRVCVQLATVSWTSGILVSVVDTTFTLRLPYRGSNSIAHFFCEAPALLTLASTDTQTSEMAIFLMGVVILLIPVSLILVSYGHIIVTVVKMKSAAGRFKAFSTCGSHLIVVILFYGSAIITYMTPKSSKEQEKLVSVFYAMVTPMLNPLIYSLRNKDVKGALWKVAMKNFSSRLRITH, from the coding sequence ATGAGACAGGCAAATCAGACGCAGGTGACTGAATTTCTCCTTCTGGGACTCTCTGATGATCCCCTCACCCAGAAGCTGCTATTCATCTTATTTCTGGGCATCTATATGATCACTGTACTTGGAAACCTACTTCTCATGTTCCTTGTTCGGGCTGATTCTCAGCTTCACACacccatgtatttttttctgtgtaacttgTCTCTGGCTGACCTCTGCTTTTCTACCAACATTGTTCCACAGGCCCTTATCCATCTCCTTTCAAGGAAAAAGACCATTTCATTCAGACGCTGTGCAGCTCAGCTTCTGCTGTTTCTCGTTTTCGGGTGTACACAATGTGCCCTTTTGGCTGTGATGTCCTATGATCGGTATGTGGCTATCTGTAACCCTTTGCATTACTCTAGCATCATGACATGGAGGGTGTGTGTCCAGCTGGCTACAGTGTCGTGGACTAGTGGCATTTTAGTGTCTGTGGTGGACACCACTTTCACACTAAGACTTCCTTATCGAGGCAGCAACAGTATTGCTCACTTCTTTTGCGAGGCCCCTGCACTTTTGACCCTGGCATCTACAGACACTCAAACTTCAGAGATGGCCATTTTCCTCATGGGGGTTGTGATTCTCCTCATACCTGTCTCCCTAATTCTGGTGTCCTATGGCCATATCATAGTGACTGTTGTCAAGATGAAATCAGCTGCAGGGAGGTTCAAGGCATTTTCTACCTGTGGTTCCCACCTCATAGTTGTTATCCTTTTTTATGGGTCCGCAATTATCACCTACATGACCCCGAAGTCTTCCAAAGAACAGGAGAAACTGGTGTCTGTTTTCTATGCAATGGTGACACCTATGCTTAATCCCctcatctacagcctgaggaacaaaGACGTAAAGGGAGCTCTGTGGAAAGTAGCCATGAAGAACTTCTCAAGCAGGCTTAGAATCACACACTGA
- the LOC116100809 gene encoding olfactory receptor 10A5 has translation MAAENQTRITEFILMSFSSLPSETQAVLFLAFLAIYLVTLLGNSLIILVTLADPMLQSPMYFFLRNLSFIELGFNVVIVPKMLGTLIAQDTSISFLGCATQMYFFFFFGVAECFLLATMAYDRYVAICSPLHYPVIMNQETRARLAAASWFPGFPVATVQTTWLFSFPFCANNKVNHFFCDSPPVLRLVCADTARFEVYAIVGTILVVMVPCLLILCSYTLIAASILKIPSAKGKHKAFSTCSSHLLVVSLFYVSLSLTYFRPKSKNSPESKKLLSLSYTVVTPLLNPIIYSLRNNEVKNALSRTFHKALALRKFIL, from the coding sequence ATGGCTGCAGAAAACCAGACAAGAATAACTGAATTTATCCTGATGAGCTTCTCTTCCCTGCCTTCTGAAACACAGGCTGTGCTATTCCTGGCCTTTCTAGCCATCTATTTAGTCACTCTGCTGGGAAACAGCCTCATCATTCTGGTGACCTTGGCTGACCCCATGCTGCAAAGCCCCATGTATTTCTTTCTCAGGAACTTATCCTTCATAGAACTTGGCTTCAACGTAGTCATTGTGCCCAAAATGTTGGGGACCCTGATTGCCCAGGACACAAGCATCTCCTTCCTGGGCTGTGCCACTCAgatgtatttcttcttcttctttggagTAGCCGAGTGCTTCCTCCTCGCCACCATGGcatatgaccgctatgtggccatctgcagtCCCTTGCATTACCCAGTCATCATGAACCAAGAGACACGTGCCAGACTGGCTGCTGCCTCCTGGTTTCCAGGATTCCCTGTAGCCACTGTGCAGACCACATGGCTCTTCAGCTTTCCATTCTGTGCCAACAACAAGGTGAACCACTTCTTCTGTGACAGCCCTCCTGTGCTGAGGCTGGTCTGTGCAGACACAGCAAGGTTTGAGGTCTATGCCATTGTCGGGACCATCCTGGTTGTCATGGTACCCTGCTTGCTGATCCTATGTTCCTACACTCTCATTGCAGCTTCCATCCTCAAGATTCCATCAGCTAAAGGGAAGCACAAAGCCTTCTCCACCTGCTCCTCGCATCTCCTCGTTGTCTCTCTTTTCTATGTGTCTTTAAGCCTCACTTACTTTAGGCCTAAATCAAAGAATTCTCCTGAAAGCAAGAAGTTGTTATCATTGTCCTACACTGTTGTGACTCCTCTGTTGAACCCCATCATCTATAGCCTGAGAAATAATGAGGTGAAGAATGCTCTCAGCAGGACCTTCCACAAGGCCCTGGCCCTCAGAAAATTTATCCTGTAG
- the LOC116100810 gene encoding olfactory receptor 10A4, translating into MTWGNWTTVREFILMSFSSLSYEVQALLFLLFLIIYLVTLMGNVLIILVTTADSALQSPMYFFLRNLSFLEIGFNLVIVPKMLSTLILQDKTISFLGCAAQMYFFFFFGAAECCLLATMAYDRYMAICDPLHYPIIMSRRSCAQLAAASWFSGFPVATVQTTWIFSFPFCGPNRVNHFFCDSPPVIALVCADTSLFELEALTATVLFILFPFLLILGSYVRILSTIFRMPSAEGKRKAFSTCSSHLLVVSLFYSTAILTYFRPRSNTSPENKKILSLSYTVVTPMLNPIIYSLRNNEVKAALRRIIHRTLGPQKL; encoded by the coding sequence ATGACCTGGGGAAACTGGACAACTGTCAGGGAGTTTATTCTTATGAGCTTCTCAAGCTTGTCCTATGAAGTACAGGCTCTACTATTTCTCCTGTTTTTGATCATTTACCTAGTCACACTCATGGGCAATGTCCTCATCATCCTGGTTACTACAGCCGACTCTGCTCTGCAAAGTCctatgtacttcttcctcagaaACTTATCCTTCTTGGAAATAGGCTTCAACTTGGTCATTGTGCCCAAGATGTTGAGTACTCTGATACTCCAGGACAAAACCATCTCGTTCCTTGGCTGTGCTGCCCagatgtatttcttctttttctttggagCTGCTGAGTGCTGCCTCCTGGCCACAATGGCATATGATCGCTACATGGCAATCTGTGATCCCTTGCACTACCCGATAATCATGAGCCGAAGATCTTGTGCCCAGCTAGCAGCTGCCTCTTGGTTCTCCGGGTTCCCAGTAGCCACTGTGCAAACCACATGGATTTTCAGTTTCCCTTTTTGCGGCCCCAACAGGGTGAACCACTTCTTCTGCGACAGTCCCCCTGTCATAGCCCTGGTCTGTGCTGATACCTCCCTATTTGAACTGGAAGCTCTAACAGCCACTGTTCTATtcatcctctttcctttcctgttgaTCCTGGGTTCCTATGTCCGCATCCTCTCCACCATCTTCAGGATGCCTTCAGCTGAGGGGAAACGTAAGGCCTTTTCCACttgctcctcccacctcctggTTGTCTCTCTCTTCTACAGCACTGCTATCCTCACATACTTCAGGCCACGCTCAAACACCTCCCCTGAGAACAAAAAAATATTGTCACTCTCCTACACAGTTGTCACTCCCATGTTGAACCCCATCATCTACAGCTTAAGGAATAATGAGGTGAAGGCTGCATTGAGGCGGATCATTCACAGAACTCTGGGCCCTCAGAAACTATGA